The following are encoded together in the Dickeya lacustris genome:
- the mioC gene encoding FMN-binding protein MioC, translating into MTDITLISGSTLGSAEYVCEHLESLLQPAGFSTTLQHGPELAEVSATGLWLIVTSTHGAGDLPDNLQPFYDDLAASRPDLSNLSYGAIGIGSSEYDTFCGAIEKLDQLMQSLGARRIGDVLKIDITQHDIPEDPAQAWLESWIELFKV; encoded by the coding sequence ATGACAGACATTACGCTTATTAGCGGCAGCACTCTTGGCAGTGCCGAGTACGTTTGCGAGCATCTTGAGTCTCTGCTGCAACCGGCAGGATTCAGCACGACGCTGCAACATGGGCCGGAATTGGCTGAGGTTTCAGCCACTGGGTTATGGTTGATAGTGACATCAACACACGGCGCAGGCGATCTCCCCGATAACTTGCAGCCGTTTTATGACGACCTTGCAGCTTCACGACCCGATTTATCCAACCTGAGCTATGGCGCAATCGGCATCGGCAGCAGTGAATATGATACGTTCTGCGGCGCAATCGAGAAGCTGGATCAACTCATGCAGTCCCTTGGGGCGCGGCGGATCGGCGATGTGCTGAAGATCGACATCACCCAACATGATATTCCTGAAGATCCGGCTCAAGCCTGGCTGGAATCCTGGATTGAATTATTCAAGGTATAA